AAATTCAGAAATGCTGGTAATATCAATAACTGCATAATAAAGATGAaattaaaaattgtttcaaaccCTACACCTTCTCGATTTTTCATGTCTTATTGCTGATAAAATCCAGAATAATTGAGGGACTATGCCTCAAAGaacaaaaaaattgatttaaaaagagACAAGAGATTTTGATCCTTCACATCCTTCATGTTAGAGAATAAAACAAAGCTGTATGCTTAAGGGAGTGGCAAACAGCCAGTCTGTCCCAAGGTTGCCCATCAGACTTTTAGTACACTGTTAAAAACAAGCTAATGGGTTCCCCTTTTAATTGGAAAGACCAAGAATACAAAAAAGAAAGTACTGGGGAATGTTTGACACCATTTTATTAATCTTCAACTGCAGTGGAAAAATAGAACCTTTTACAAGTGCCGTCTTGTGTAAGCTCAAgccagtatatatatatttatataaatttctctttttttccttttttgttttgaagtgcAGCAAAAGACCCATACCACATTAAATTCGATCAAATAAAAGAGCACAAAAGGCCAAGCAGTTTCCAAATGGCATTTTATCAGATTTTGTTTGAACATTGAATTTATCCTCATTTTGCAATCCAAAATATTACCTGAAGTttactttattgtttttaaactcTTTGGCACAATTTAGTGGGTGTTCGGGCTGCTACAGTACAAGTCAGGAGAGATCTTTCCCTTTGCGTTCTCATTGCCAATTCGGAGCACTTACatttatgggtttttttgttttgtttaagtctGAAATCTTGTTTGACAGTTTCTATTCCCTCTAACGCAagagttttttcccccctcccccatttctacATTCACAGTTGAACAATATTAAGGAAGGAAAGGCGCTTTGATGAAACAAGATCATGACAAGCGTCACTCAGAACGGGAGCTCTGAACATTCGTCAGTGTTTCCCTAAAATAAAAAGCCCTAAAGAGCgactttcctttttttcctcttttctttttacacctcTTATGCTGCATCAGTAGACTGAACTTCGGTTAGTTTATGAAATGCAACTGCTAACCCTTTTTTGGGAAAAGATAAACTGCAATGACTTGAAGTTGAGAATGTGGATACCGCCTcattcacacacactcactcttagACTGAAAATCCTTCACCCCTCCTTTTATCCCATGCACTGACAGCATTGTGTGGCAAAGGTTACAGAAGGCGGGCCAGAGACCCAGACTCCATCTCTCTTCAGCAGCAAAAGCCAGACCTCAAACAAAGAGCACCACAGTTGAACCTAGTTTCCTCTCTCCCAAACTAGTCATTCCGCTTCGCACTGGCCAAAAGACAGAAAAGCTAGTTCTAGTCTCTGTCGGAAGAAGAGACTGCTTATTTTTGATAGAAACCAGTCATTCCCTCTTCCCGAAGACGGCCGATGTCAGGTTTTCTACGCAAGTCAGTGCTCAGCTCACTaacagcgctgctgctgctgttgctgtggcGGGATTTTCAATGTGGTGTGTTTCAAGCCTCACTCACTCATCCTCTCATTCCCAAACATTCAGCATCCGTGCACACTCCTCACTTCCGGGTTTTTTCAAAAGATTGGAGATTTCCAGTGGGGGTCTCGGGTGTCATCCCAATGGTAACAGATCTGCAATCAGAGAGGGACAGTtgtagaaatttaaaaaaaaaggccctCTTTGGAGCCAACGTGAGGCCACTTACAGGAGGCAGAGGAAAAAGCAACTTTGCAAAACCAGAAGTGGCCGTCTTTCCGTGAATTCCAAGTTCAGGAATCACAATGTCCCCCAGTGCACAGGAAACCTGTTCCCCGCTCTTCTGTTCCTTTTAAAAGCCCTTACTCATACTGGGGGTCAAAATTTTACTAGCTACAACTAATAAACCACGAAAACCCCAGAAAAATCCATGCCCCTGTGACTTAGAGAAACCTACTAAAACTCCTTATTAGCTATAGCAGCATAGTTCTGACTCCAGTGTGGAGAGGACCTTACTCTAGACTTGTTACTGTCAAGCATCTGTTCTTTTCTCCAGGAGCAAGCAGTGGCCGTCTGGGCTTTATAGCTTTAAATGGATAGTTTATGGAGAGCTAAACAAGGAAAAGCCTTTTTATCAGCAAGAGGCTTCTGTGAAGTGTCTCCTCCAATGGGCCTGAGCTTAGAAGTTTAACCTGTGTGGTCATTTTGCAATATGAAGGAAAGGGAGAAGGCTCCTTACCAAGCTTGATTCTTCAGTTTTCTCAGTTCTTTAGTTGCCCAGGTAgcaagggtttttgttttgtttgtcttgGATCTTCTTCCTTCAGTTAGAAGTTCATGTATCATGGGCCTAGCTTCTACTAATTTCAGTACATCCTTTCCAAATGCTGTACACAAATCCCTGTGGGAAACAAAGAGGAGAGAATGGGCTTTAATGCTTGCTGAATGCCACAACCAGAAACATGCCAGTGAGATCAGCTTTTGCTAGCAACAAGACGGACTCACGGCTAATGTCCCCTTTTAAATTTTGCAAATGGTCAGCAACATGAGAGCCAAACAGCCTCCTAAACAGCTATTAGCTGGAAACATCCATGTCTCCTGTCCAAAGGATGTCCTCCCTGAAAGTTTCATCCAGCTCCCACCGAAGTCAAgagaaaagactcccattgacttcaatgacagttGAACTGGGCCCTTCACTGTCAATTCACAAGCTGAAAATTTCATTGTAGGGAGCCTTCCTTTAAGATCATTGTCCCTGACTCCTTTTAAAGCAGATGCAATTTGCCCCTTCATGGCAATGACTGACAAGGAGCAAATGGACCACCCACCAGGGCTGGTACACAGCTTGTGATGAGGAACCACCATGCTGCACAGTTCTCCAATTTCACTCCTGTTCCTGGTTTAGAACCCAACAATGAGTTACAAAACTCCTAAACTGAAGATTCTGCGGTTAGCACTTCAGATACATGAAGGAAGATTCAAATAAGTCCCTTTACAGGCTCTGGTCTCAAGAACCATTTCCAATTCAGGCagataatcttaaaaaaaaaagcacttcttGTAATGTATTTTGTTTACTGTACTAACAATCTATCTGGAGAGTGTGCGGTCACTTATCCTCTATCCAAAGAGAGTCTGGAATGCTTACCCTATCAGCCCAGCAGCACAAGCTACTACTCCATCTGTGTGATCCTCATCTCCAGCAATGTGGTCAATGAAAGACAGAATAAATTCTACTCTGGGCTGCACAAGCATCACATCCGCTGAAAGGAAATGACTGGTTTAGTGTAGCAGGCTTAAGTTACAGCATATCTCTAAAAAAGGTCTCCCCTTCCCTAAAGACACTGCCACAGGACAAAATACTCACGATGCACATTTTCTTGGTCTCCTTTCAGTCCCTGAATGATGCCAGTGTAAGCTTCCAGACAGCCCTCCCTCAGCTCATTCAGGTAGTCCACCATGTCATAGTCAGACTAGATAGAAAACAAAACATGTCTGTACAATGGCCTTTGGCAAGCAACTAAGACAGACTTATTTCACGCTGGATGAGAAAGAACTGCCAAGTTAGCTGCTGGTTTACCTTATCGACCTGGGCTTGCGAGGCCTGCTGGAGAGTATTCAATACAACCTCTAGATATTTTTTAAACTCTCCTCCGATGGCCAGGGCAATATCACCAAACACAGAGAGAATCTGAGGCTTCACGGACCTATGGACATTCtcattctgagagagagagagagattggaaaTGAAGATGAATGACCGGAAACTTacatcccctcctcccacagaggACACCTGAGTTCCCTACAAATTACCACGTTAGCTAGCTATGTATTGCTTATGTCTCCCGATATAACTTTTTCAAACATCTCTAACTTCTCCCAATACCGTCTCTGCCTCTCACTTCCCTTTATCACCACTAATAGCTCGTTTGCTTAACTGGCTGAAAGTAGGTAAGCACTTACCCCCAAGTTCTCCAAGAGCAGCTGCATAACCTCATCACAGAAAGGCAAGATGTTGGACTGCAGGGCTCTACATAAGTCTCCAACTAGGCCTACTGCAGCCAGACAAACCTACAAAGGGAACAGTAAGTTATGCACCAACTCAATATAAGTTGGTATTCCCCATACTGCCTGTCCTTACAGCAGTAGCCTATTAAAAACACTAAATTACAGCACTGCGACAGGCAGGgaataaaatcatcactgaataGTGACCCTCATCTGCAATTGCCCACAGAAGTCAGAGCTTTGTTAACTGTTGAAATGGTAAGTCATGAAGAAGAGAGCTGAATAAGTTTACCCGATCGGGGGTGAGAGTTCCAGATACCAACGAGTGACAGATACTCGTTTTAGAGACGTGCTGAAAACGTTCAGCAGCCAGGCGTTCTAAGGATCAGCACCAGAGTAAATACCATAGCATGCATGGTCTATTAGAAATTCATTCCTAGTAGCAACTTCTCTCCTGACCAATGCCACTGAATATGCAGTCAATGCAGAACTTCAGGTGTCAAGCTGATGACAGCCTGCTGTGGACAATTTTAAATAGAGGAGAGTCTATAAATTCATTTACAAGTGCAGCCAGTAATGACTGAGTTCCTACAGTGCTCACCTGCTGGCTTCCTCACCAGAAGCCGATAGGCCTCAGGGGATGCAATCCCAAAGAACTCTGTAAATCCCTAACTACCAACAGATGCAAAAGTTCTGAGCTTGGGGCTTCCAGGTTCAGGTCCTACCTGGTACTCTGCATAGTTCTTCAGTCCAATGCCCAGGAAGGGTTTGAAGGCATCCATATACTTCAGAAATTCTCCACCCAAGACTGCACAGAAAACACTCTGATTAGGTCTAATCCCCACCGGACAGTCTACATGTTTGCCTGATGTCTAAAACAAGGAAACCCAGCCCGTTGCAGCTCTCAGGAAGAGCATGTACATTCAACAGAAGCATGACAAATTGATTCTCCACTAGATTTTACACGAAGAATTGAGCACCAGCGGAAAACATCCTTCTGTAATAAAATGGACTTCAAGAGACTTGTAGGAGATGCAAACCACTGAAGATAAGGAACAGATCCATCCTGTGCTCAGAAGTGGCTGCAGGGTTTCCCCCAATATATACACAGCaccctttagagcagtggttttcagccttgAATTACCCAGACCTCACATACCTGGTTTTTTTGTGGCTGCAAAAGGACGGTGAAAGTGGGATCATGGCAAAAAATACAGCTGCGCCTGTGTGGGGTTCTCCACGCAGCGTTCAGTAGCGTGGGGGGGGCACGGGGCAGCGCCAGGCCACACTACACCCGTTGGAGAAGTCCTACTTTGTAGGGTTAAAGTTGATTGGGGGTAGGGGACAGCATGAATGAGAATAGTAAAATCCTCTTTTCGGAACAGTTGTCCAGCTTCTATTTTAGCTGTGGAAGAACTGTGGGGCCCAAGCGTAGACGAATATTTGGGACGCTTGTATTTAAAGAACATTTAACTATTTGGTGAAGGAAAAGGCTTCCTTTTATATTACATATCTGCTTTCCCCCAGCACCTTATTACAAATGAACCCACAAGTTACTATTAACCTCTGGCAAGGAGAATGGCTTTGCCCAAAAAGGGTGTCATAACGTTTATTCACAAGTCAGCCCGTTAGCCAGGGTCACAACCAACCCCCAGCAATCAGCCATTCCGCTTCCTCACTTGCAGACCTGGCCAATCAATTCCATTGATTCCACTCAAAAGGATACTGATCACTTCAAGTGTAGTCACAAATAACACCCCCCCAGAAGGAGGTGCTGGGCAAAGTCACAAACCTGTTCTAAGAaagcagctgctccaggaagccAGAATTAACTTCTCTGCTTTTTCAGACTCTCATATATTCTGAGAGCAATTAGGCATGGGTCCTCTGCACTAAAACCAGGCCCAATCCCCAGGAGAGCAGCCCCTCAATGAGCTAGCCACACTAATGGCCTCAGAAACATGAAGGAAGATTCAAATAAGTCCCTTTACAGGCTCCTGTTTCTCTAGAACCATTTCCCAATCAAACATGGTCTTTAAAGGAGATTAACGGTTTTTCCAACAGTGAAATCATTTATGGATTTCTAACAGCACCCAACTTTCACATCCAAACATACAGTGTTTGAAAACACAATGCATTCCTAGAGCTCAATATCATGCCATAGCAACAGCATTCTAAAGAGGAATCACAATGAAGCTCTAAAACTGTCTGGTATGCCACAACCCCAACTTTAGTAAGAATCAGAATTTGCAACGAAAAATAAATTTCAGTCTCTGCACTGCGTGGTTtttaaagacacaaaaaacaTCAACCACTGACATAACTACACAAATCAATGGTAACAGATAACAGCAAACATAAATCAGAATATTAATTTTCATTGCAATAGCATCTAGAGACCAGCAGCCCAttatgctaagcactgtacaaaaataaagagaaaatcctATATACTGCCTATTCAACACACACAGTACCCACGTTATCTACAGAAAAAACACCACACGCACAAGAAACACAGTCGAGGAGAATCAAGCTGTCATCTGATTTGTTGGACTGGCTAGCCTCAAATCCTCACAGATCTGAAGgcgttattctggaatagctatgcAGTCAAATTTGCATCTGCGTAAACGCAACTATTTAGCAAAGGATGTTATATGATAAGCCTTCATCAACAGAAGCAGCTGGCAGGGACAGACATAGTGCCAATCGCAAACCTGCAAGTCTGATTTGCTCACTCAGAGCGGTTTGTGCATTGCATAAAGCAAGAGACTTTTTCCAGTTTCCACTACTGACCTTCCACCAGGGTGCTGACTGCCATGAGGGCATCCTCTTGCACTCCCCCTGATCCAGCCGTGCTCTGGAACATTCTCAACAGAGATGCCATAACCACATCAGAGATCTGCAAAGCATCCTGGTGCTGCACTTTCCGGAGAACATTctaggtatgggggggggggggggggagaaaaggaagagaTTGTAACACACTACTCCCATATACACTAGGGTAAATTCTTCCTTTGAGTTTTCCACACTAGCTCAGAACACTACAGTTTTATCAAAACCAtactatgcttttaaaaaaagaagatctTCCATTGCTCTGAACACCATTGCTGCAAAAAATGCTTTGTCAGTACAAGAACAGAACGCTGTTCTCATTTTATCTATCCTTGATTTTTCCAGCTACATAACAAGCAGAGTTTATCTTTCCTGCTAGAGAGGCTGTTCTCTGGGCATTTAATTTATGACTGGAATTATGTTTGGCTAGACTTAAGCAATCCCTTTTTAACACTGCCTATTTCCCATTTTAACAATCTCTCAGCAATTTTATTTCCGATTGTGGAATGTAATTGAACTTTGCTGGTAGCCCCATGAAGACATAGGGAatcccagctgccctgcgtgcttcATGTACACCATGGTATTAACAGGCAGGACACATTTTACCATCAGTGCTATAGAACAGGGTTTCCTACAACTTTCCTAAATATTGTTCCTACCAGGTTCCTCAAAGaccctttttcccccccaactATTATATATGCTCTCTTTTCACTGCAAAGTTCTCCCCATCACCATCTTTAACTTGACCTCAGAAATTTAGTTTTGGCAGTTTGTTATTTAACAAACAAGAAGCCCCAACACTCACCAAGTGAAGGACACAAAGATCCTTTAACCACTTGCCTCCGCATGCTTGGCAAAAAATTTAAACTAGTATATTTCACATATGACACTTCAAGGAATGTTTTGAACTTGAATTTTTAAACTGACCCACTTCAGAAAGTTTGAGTTTCACCATTAAAATAGTAGGTCTTGCTCTTTTTCTTAAAATTCtttgtacaaatatttttaaagtaatttcttaTGTTGCACGCTTATCTTTTCAGCAGGAGACAAATGACTGCCTACACAccagaaacagtgaaactgattaCATACAAAGTTCAGTCAAATAAAGCTGAAAGAAGTGCTCTCCATTAATTTTTCACTTAGTCATGTTAAGTATTGTAACTACAGTAAGTATGAAATTCAGAGAAATGTGATTCAGGTTGACAGTATACCTTAGAAGAGTAAAACCAAACTGAAAATTTTAATCAGTGCTATTAAGTGTTTTGCAAATGACTGGAGGCAACTCAAAAGGGATAATTAATCTCATACTACTGAGATGAGAGAAATCCCAGACATCAGACATCTATGATTCTGCTGGGTTTGATGGGGTCAAGGATCTTACTATTAGCTTCCGTGATTTAAAACTTTCTTTCATTCTCCCCAAATTTCACAGAGCCCCAGCTGATGCTACTTGCTTTTGAACATGAGGGTGTTAAAATCATTTCAGACTCTTACGTTAATGGAAATGGGAGAAGTCATGAACCCATAATGAGCACACAACAAAAACGGGGGAAAAAAGTGAGTTTCAGATAAAGATGGGTGTTCAGTAACTGCTTTTATTTCAGCGTACTTGATGTTCAAACACACCTCTAGGAATGTTACCATACAGAAGAGAGCAGGGTCTGCTTCTGAATCCTGCACGGAGCATGCTGAATCCATGTCTACTGTAAAGTATTTTGGAGAATTGCATTAAAGCTTATAATATGCTAATATTTTCCAGTAATAAACAGAGGTATTAATTGCAATACTGCATATTAGAAAAAAGTTACAGCAATGCTggaaaaaatacagtaggcaCGATCCCACAGTAGCTCCAGCCCTTTTGCAATACAGACAGCAGGAAACTATCACGTGATAGCAGAAAAACTGTCTGATGGATTTCCCGAGAGGCTTAGAATAAGGATGGCAGTTTTCAGTAGCCTTTAAGACTAGGTAAGCAAGTGGAATGAGCTAATGCTCCCGAAACAGGTGAGGTGTTCTTTACCAAGTTGTTTAATTTCAAGGACACTCAGTGCATTTTAATTAGTGCAAATTTGAATGAGTCTGAACTCCAACCACAAGCAGCAGTGAACAAGTTAAAGCTGTTAATTTCTTTGATGAGTGTTGACAAAAGTGAGTGACTGTTCAATCTTACACTAACATGACAGCCAGTGTGAAACTGCAcaggtattttattttaaacatggcTGGTAAGATGTCTTCTGTTCCACAAAAACAAgagtattttgttgtttttaaaccagGCACTTCGTTGTGAGAATGGCTCCATCCTTTCATATGTTTAAACTCCTCTGCCCCTTTCACACTAACTTGGGTGTAAGGAGtgggatttcattttaaaaatttcatctgCAAGCATGCACGCTTTGGGATGCATGAGCTTCTCACAAGATTCTACCTATTTCCTCTCCATGGATGTCAGAACTGGTAGGAAAGTGGTTTACCTGTAGAGTAGCACATAGCAGAGACTGAAGATCATTGAACTGGATTCTGTCTGATGTGCTCTGGATATGAGACTGCAGGAGAACAAAAACAGATTCTTTTAATACTTAGAAGAAAGGTCTCTGCTGTTGTATCATGGACATTAATATGTCACAGCAATGGCAGTGCTATGACCAGAAGGAATTCAGCTTTAAATTTGCTTGTTCCACTTCAAGCTTCTCAAAAGACACTTGCTATATATAGACATCAACAGCAGAACTCATTGGCTAGAGACTAAAGCCAGAATACAGCCAAGTGATTATGCCGCTGAGTATTACATTTGCCCTATGCCCCGGTAGCGAATTTGGCCTCTGTCTACCTCCATCTGCAGCACTTGCTGCAGCCGCTCCATAATGACCAAAGTTGTCTTCTGGACAGCAGGGTAACAGTCCTTGGCACTGTTTTTCACTATTTCCATCAGAGCTTCATATGCAGCACTCCTCAGGTTATTCTGGTGTCCATCCGGCCTAAACAGGAAGCAAAGAGTTTAAGAGTTTATTTTTTTGCTCTAAGCGGCCATGCTGGCTTCAATACAGACCTTGTTTGACCAATTAGTAAAAGTTAAACCTCAATGCTACAGCAGAAGCTAAACATATCTGTACTATTAATTACTGCATACCGAGGCTTGAATCTAGGCTAAATTTTTGATAGTTTGGTTTTATTAATCTGTGTTAATGAAAGATGCTGAAACGCCTTTATTTAGCCATagacagcaggggctgcactttCAGAAAAAACTTCCCAACACTCTCTCCTGATGTGCCTTCGCCCTCGAGGGACCACCTCAAAGACTGATCCTGTAGTTAAAGCACTAGAGCAAGGACTCAAAAGATCAGTGTTCAATTACTGGATCAGCCAGACTCCCTTTTtgtcctttggcaagtcactttctctGTGCCTTactccccatctgcaaaatggtggTCTTGTCTATTTTTGTGAGCTGTTTGGGGCCAGGGACAGTGCTACTGTGTGTATACCATGTCTAGCATAACGTGGTtgtgatctgctgtggggcctctaggtgctaccgtaGTATCAAAATAAAATCTACACCACGATACGCTGCATACATGCGAACTACAGAGACGAAAGGCACACCACACACACAGTTCTAGTCTGTCGTGCTACAATCTTGACTACTTAGTGACTCTCAGGACAGACAGGATATCTGAAATGGCTTGCTGAATATTGTGCAGACCTCTGTATGTTTCTGACTGTGTACAGTTTTACATGGTATTCCACAACTTGAAGGAAAGCACTGGAGGAGAAAATACATTTACAGGATGCTCCAGAGATATCAATAAGGATGAATGAGACCAAAAACTGGAAAAATCCCTGTAAGTGTAAATATGACTTTTCTCTTGGGATACTCCAAGTCACACAAACTTTAGGCCATGACGAACTGACACGCTTAACACATCACTTCACATACGAGCTTTAGGAGGCAACAGGAGTGGGACAGGGGAATAAAAAAAGGCATTTCTGCAGCAATTAGTCCGGCTGGTTTGAGAGTACCTGTCTGTGGTCTCCAGGAGTTTCTGAACTATTAGCTCAAACGAGGAGGATAAACAGTAGGTTGCTGGCTCTTCTTGATCATCTGCCACATCTGCAGCTTCATAGGCAGCTTCAGCCAGACTAGAGAAGGCCTGAAATACAGAACAGGTTACAGTCTCTACAATGGAGTGAGTTTATCATAACAGCAAACTAGCCCAGCCATACATGGCCTTGCCAGTTTAAGGGATGGCAAGTGACACATTTAAAGTAATAATCTGTCAGCCTGCCCAGTCATTCCCATGGCAGCATCAATGGTTTAGGAGAGACTGCGATGTGTGGCCAAATTCATTCGCCAAACACAATAGGAAAGGGTCAGCGGAATGAGAATTCAGCTCACAATATGAAACAAGCTGACTAGCAGGAAGAAAACTTGTCATTGCTTATAGTCCAGTAGCAAGCGAGGGGCAGGAAGTCCAGGCACCAACACTAGGAGTCAAAGTCACCCACAGAGAAGGCCAAGTGCAGGACTAATGACTTCCTCCCCATGGCCAGCTACCCAAGCGTAGTGACGTTTCAAACCAATAATGATGcctgaggccttgtctagactaggatatAAGATGTGTCAATAGCCTACCCTTTAAAGGCACACAGTCCTGACTCTATGAGGCTTTTAACATGTGAATTGACACCTGTTAGCTAACTTGTACTATCATCTCACTTTAAAACcttagtctagacaaggcctgagagaaTGCTAACATTGCCAGCTGCAGGGCCAGGCAGTGACTGCAACTGCCTTAAAGGACGAAAGAACTGAACAGATGAAAAGGTGAAAGCCTTatgattttcattttgatttgcaAAATTTACATTCGTTCACGTCTTCAGAAGAAAAAAGCCCCAGTAACATGAGCCCTTGCCAGGGTCAATGGGATCAGGAAGAGTCCTTGGCTGAGCAGAGGCCCTCCAGGTTCCTGGGACCAGTTGAGAAAATATACtaaggaaaattaaaatgttaattacacagcTCCTAACGCTTGATTTAACACCATAATCCTCACACATCTCTGCTGGAACATAACAAAAGGACTCAAAAATGTTGAAGAGGTAGTTGATTGGTTAAAAGGCATGCCTCCTCCTTGCAAGGACGCTACATGTTTGTTCAGATAGGCTGCCTAATATTAAATGCATTAGGAAGAAGGTAAAGTTGAACTTGCCATGCTAGCCCAGTGGTTTGGCCATAGCACAACTTGACCATAGGCAAGGGAATGAGATGTATCTCGTGTTCCTTGAGTTAGTGCTGCAGAGACAGTACGCTCAGCTAATATGGAGAGAAAATATCCTGTCTCCCCCCTCAGCTGAATGAGCAGCCTTGGCTGCCCGAGGAGGGAAGCTAGACAATACAAAAGAGAGTGCATTAAAACAGTCATCTGAAGACCTCTCTTTTATACAGTTACCATAACCACTTAGGTCTTTGTAGGGAAGGGTAGTGGCCCCAGCATTTTCAAACTGAAGACTTCACACACTGGATTCCTTCCTGAGCATCTTTCCAGTTAGCTTTCTCCCCATCagcttccttccttttttcctgTCCCACCAGAGGGTGGCACTACAGACTTGAGGCTCGTTCACACAAGGCTTCTTGTGGTGGATGAACAAATCAGTCATCTCTTCACATCATTTAAGTGAGTACCCCATACGCTGCTGAACACCTATTTTACATAGGAGGTGTGCTCACAAGAATTGGTCAGTAAATCCTTCAACCCCACACCTGTTGGTAGAAGCCCCGCCCATACTGTCACATAACAGTGGAGTCCTGCCTTACCCAGCACACATTGGAAGCCACTCTGGGCTCAGCACTCAGGCCCTCAATGAGACACTGCAACAGCGGAGCGAGGTAAATGTCATTGATGGCAGCTTCAGGGAGCAGCTCGCAGATCCTGCCCACAGTCCATGCAGTTGTATCTCGAACCACCACACTAGGATCTTTCATTAGTTCTATTAGAGTGGGCATGGCCTGGAACAGAACCACACAGTTAGTAGTAAGTCAGAATCATACCTAATTCACTTGCATGATGCCAATGAGCCTGCACCTGTTTGGGCATATGGTCTTTTAAGAGTAGTTATTCCATGGTCTACCGATAAATGGGACCCCCCCAAGCTAAGAAGCCACCTTTTGATGTAAAGAAGGCCCATGAAGTAAAGTATTCCGTAGCGACAAGGCCAGGAGCACTGAACCCTACAAGTTTCAATTCTCAAATCCTACGTACTGCCTCACAGTGAGAGTTAACACACAGAGGGTTAAAAGCCTGCGCTAACCTAAGCTGTGTGGGCTGAGTGTGCCTTCCATGTGCCTCACAAACAAAGGTGTTCCTGCTCTAAAGATAGCTACTCCAACTGATCACAAGAGTTGGCCAAACACATGCAAACACCCGCATGTTACAATACTGCTAAAATTTAGTCATCTTAAAAATCTCCTTTG
The DNA window shown above is from Natator depressus isolate rNatDep1 chromosome 27, rNatDep2.hap1, whole genome shotgun sequence and carries:
- the KPNB1 gene encoding importin subunit beta-1; protein product: MELITILEKTVSPDRSELEAAQKFLEQAAIENLPTFLVELSRVLANPGNSQVARVAAGLQIKNSLTSKDPDIKAQYQQRWLAIDANARREVKNYVLQTLGTETYRPSSASQCVAGIACAEIPMNQWPELIPQLVANVTNQHSTEHMKESTLEAIGYICQDIDPEQLQDKSNEILTAIIQGMRKEEPSNNVKLAATNALLNSLEFTKANFDKESERHFIMQVVCEATQCPDTRVRVAALQNLVKIMSLYYQYMETYMGPALFAITIEAMKSDIDEVALQGIEFWSNVCDEEMDLAIEASEAAEQGRPPEHTSKFYAKGALQYLVPILTQTLTKQDENDDDDDWNPCKAAGVCLMLLATCCEDDIVPHVLPFIKEHIKNPDWRYRDAAVMAFGCILEGPEPNQLKPLVIQAMPTLIELMKDPSVVVRDTTAWTVGRICELLPEAAINDIYLAPLLQCLIEGLSAEPRVASNVCWAFSSLAEAAYEAADVADDQEEPATYCLSSSFELIVQKLLETTDRPDGHQNNLRSAAYEALMEIVKNSAKDCYPAVQKTTLVIMERLQQVLQMESHIQSTSDRIQFNDLQSLLCATLQNVLRKVQHQDALQISDVVMASLLRMFQSTAGSGGVQEDALMAVSTLVEVLGGEFLKYMDAFKPFLGIGLKNYAEYQVCLAAVGLVGDLCRALQSNILPFCDEVMQLLLENLGNENVHRSVKPQILSVFGDIALAIGGEFKKYLEVVLNTLQQASQAQVDKSDYDMVDYLNELREGCLEAYTGIIQGLKGDQENVHPDVMLVQPRVEFILSFIDHIAGDEDHTDGVVACAAGLIGDLCTAFGKDVLKLVEARPMIHELLTEGRRSKTNKTKTLATWATKELRKLKNQA